A region from the Benincasa hispida cultivar B227 chromosome 8, ASM972705v1, whole genome shotgun sequence genome encodes:
- the LOC120082942 gene encoding transcription factor BIM1-like has product MELPQPPRPLGTEGRKPTHDFLSLYSHSTAHQQDPSQSFQGGFLKTHDFLRPLERIGKTCAKEEKTINVSTAERAAPALETLAHNSPAERLLPGGIGTYSISHISYFNQRVPKAEGSVFPVPQASNTDKSDDNSRCSSLSGNGFTLWEESAVKGKTRKENLGDKPGLREPPAKIEQWAVSTEQPIQSSSSIHRSNFSSLSPSQPSGQQNRSFSEILKSTANVSSMEEELDDGKAFVIKKESSPSTAYKGDLKINVGGKCSDQKANTPRSKHSATEQRRRSKINDRFQKLRELIPRSDQKRDKASFLLEVIEYIQFLQEKVGKFESSPPQGWYHEPAKLIPCRNNCDLAQCYIDRSQIAKSGPVFIFAGSDEKNICHSPAFPRCSHNPLESEVSTSTTFREADQHPGTTNKGTSYSILDPHHFMPVISEGAKTKLRSQVAYKADNKPCEMQPLSCETRSCTTNIASVDNKLKEPEQSIEGGRISISGAYSQGLLKILTQALQSSGVDMSQASVAVQIELGKRTNYRETVPRPAIVDDSACPSERGIVGSRVVAGEDMEQAFRKKQKT; this is encoded by the exons GAGGGTTTCTTAAAACGCATGATTTTCTCCGGCCGTTGGAACGGATTGGGAAGACATGTGCTAAGGAAGAGAAAACAATCAATGTGTCCACTGCAGAACGAGCAGCGCCAGCCTTGGAAACTCTAGCACATAATTCTCCTGCCGAGCGTCTATTACCAGGTGGAATTGGGACTTACAGTATTAGCCACATTTCTTATTTCAACCAGAGGGTTCCAAAGGCAGAAGGATCGGTATTTCCAGTCCCTCAGGCGAGCAATACTGACAAAAGTGATGACAACTCCCGTTGTAGCTCTTTGTCTGGAAATGGTTTCACATTGTGGGAAGAATCTGCAGTTAAGGGAAAGACAAGGAAGGAGAATTTGGGTGACAAACCTGGCTTAAGGG AACCACCGGCAAAGATTGAGCAATGGGCCGTTTCAACAGAGCAGCCAATACAATCATCATCAAGCATCCATCGCAGCAACTTCAGCTCTCTCTCCCCCTCTCA GCCTTCAGGTCAGCAGAACCGGAGCTTCAGTGAGATATTAAAGTCCACAGCCAATGTTTCCTCCATGGAAGAGGAACTAGACGATGGCAAAGCATTTGTTATTAAGAAAGAATCATCGCCATCCACTGCCTATAAAG GTGACTTGAAGATAAATGTCGGTGGAAAATGCTCTGATCAGAAGGCTAACACGCCGAGGTCCAAACATTCTGCAACAGAACAGCGTCGAAGGAGCAAAATTAATGATAG GTTTCAGAAGCTGAGAGAACTTATTCCCCGTAGTGATCAGAAGAGAGACAAGGCATCATTCTTGTTAGAG GTTATCGAGTACATTCAATTTTTACAAGAAAAGGTTGGCAAGTTTGAAAGCTCACCACCGCAAGGATGGTATCATGAACCAGCGAAATTGATCCCCTGT AGAAACAATTGCGATCTAGCACAATGTTACATCGATCGTTCTCAAATAGCAAAGAGCGGCCCTGTGTTTATATTTGCTGGGTCTGACGAGAAAAATATATGTCACTCCCCTGCGTTTCCTAGGTGTTCGCACAACCCACTAGAATCTGAAGTTAGTACTTCCACCACCTTCCGGGAAGCGGATCAACATCCTGGAACAACCAACAAAGGAACATCTTATTCAATCTTGGACCCACACCATTTCATGCCTGTCATAAGTGAAGGTGCAAAAACTAAACTCCGTTCTCAAGTAGCATATAAAGCAGACAATAAACCATGTGAAATGCAACCACTATCATGCGAGACGAGATCATGTACTACCAATATTGCTTCTGTTGATAACAAGCTGAAAGAACCTGAGCAGAGCATTGAAGGTGGCAGAATTAGCATCTCAGGAGCATATTCTCAAGG GTTGTTAAAAATTCTCACACAAGCGCTACAGAGTTCTGGAGTTGATATGTCACAGGCCAGCGTCGCTGTGCAAATAGAACTTGGAAAGAGGACAAATTACAGAGAAACCGTTCCGAGGCCTGCTATTGTG gatgattcAGCTTGCCCAAGTGAGAGAGGGATTGTTGGTTCGAGAGTTGTAGCTGGAGAGGACATGGAGCAGGCATTCAGAAAGAAGCAAAAGACATGA
- the LOC120082944 gene encoding rhamnogalacturonan I rhamnosyltransferase 1-like, whose amino-acid sequence MCKIEGNRRKVNEPTVMELKTLGESKVDKLKSSMVSSGSRVRPWLIRLTTTVLLWTCIVQLISLMEFWGPGVLKGWPSCFSHQSVAAAVSGVQENPLSVPPKIVFPPKRYYKNNGYLMVSCNGGLNQMRAAICDMVAIAKYLNVTLIVPELDKTSFWNDPSEFQDIFDVEHFIGSLRDQVRIIRELPDGLKKRMEQRKAYTMPPISWSDISYYHNQILPLIQKHKVLHLNRTDARLANNEQPMEIQKLRCRVNYSALRFTSAIEELGKRVVKLLRKNGPFLVLHLRYEMDMLAFSGCTQGCNSEEIEDLTRMRYAYPWWKEKVIDSEQKRKDGLCPLTPEETALTLRALDIDPNFQIYIAAGEIYGGKRRMESLAKAYPKLVKKETLLKPSDLRFFQNHSSQMAALDYLVSLESDIFVPTYDGNMAKVVEGHRRYLGFKKTILLDRRILFNLIDQYNSEKLSWEEFSLAVKEAHADRMGKPTKRTVIHGKPKEEDYFYANPEECLPPSEDEKWAISSPMLKRII is encoded by the exons ATGTGCAAGATAGAGGGAAATCGGAGGAAGGTCAATGAACCAACGGTGATGGAATTGAAAACACTAGGAGAAAGCAAGGTTGATAAACTGAAGAGTTCGATGGTCTCGTCAGGGTCGAGAGTGCGGCCGTGGTTAATCCGTTTAACAACGACTGTTTTGCTCTGGACTTGCATTGTTCAATTGATTTCTTTAATGGAGTTTTGGGGGCCTGGGGTCTTGAAAGGATGGCCCTCTTGTTTTTCCCATCAATCTGTGGCTGCTGCTGTTTCTGGAGTTCAGGAAAATCCTCTTTCAGTTCCACCCAAGATTGTATTTCCTCCTAAAC GATATTACAAGAACAATGGCTACTTGATGGTGTCCTGCAATGGAGGGCTTAACCAAATGAGAGCAGCG ATATGTGACATGGTTGCAATtgcaaaatatttgaatgtaaCTCTTATAGTACCTGAACTTGATAAGACCTCATTCTGGAATGATCCCAG TGAATTTCAAGATATATTTGATGTGGAACATTTCATTGGATCATTGAGAGATCAAGTACGCATCATAAGAGAGTTGCCTGACGGGCTTAAGAAGAGAATGGAACAGCGAAAGGCTTACACAATGCCACCTATTAGTTGGTCTGACATTTCATACTATCATAATCAG ATTCTTCCGCTGATTCAGAAGCATAAAGTTTTACATCTGAACAGAACTGATGCCCGACTTGCCAACAATGAGCAACCAATGGAGATACAGAAGCTGAGATGTCGAGTAAACTATAGTGCTCTGAGATTCACCTCAGCGATAGAGGAGTTGGGGAAAAGGGTTGTCAAGCTGCTTAGGAAAAATGGCCCTTTCCTAGTACTTCATCTTAGGTATGAGATGGATATGCTGGCTTTTTCTGGCTGTACTCAAGGTTGTAACAGTGAAGAAATAGAAGATTTGACAAGAATGAG ATATGCATATCCATGGTGGAAAGAGAAAGTAATAGACTCTGAACAGAAAAGGAAGGATGGATTGTGCCCCTTGACCCCAGAAGAAACTGCACTTACACTGAGGGCGCTGGACATTGATCCTAATTTTCAGATTTATATTGCAGCTGGTGAAATCTATGGAGGAAAAAGGAGGATGGAGAGTCTTGCAAAGGCTTATCCAAAACTG GTCAAGAAGGAGACATTGCTGAAACCTTCTGATCTCAGGTTCTTTCAGAATCACTCATCCCAGATGGCTGCTTTAGATTACCTTGTCTCGTTGGAAAGTGATATATTTGTTCCTACATATGATGGGAATATGGCTAAAGTTGTTGAAGGTCATCGCAG ATACCTTGGATTTAAGAAGACCATATTGTTGGACAGAAGGATACTTTTCAATTTGATAGATCAATACAATAGTGAAAAGCTAAGCTGGGAGGAGTTCTCCTTGGCTGTAAAAGAAGCCCATGCAGACCGGATGGGGAAACCAACTAAACGAACTGTGATCCACGGAAAACCTAAAGAAGAGGATTATTTCTATGCGAACCCTGAAGAATGTTTGCCACCGTCGGAGGACGAAAAATGGGCTATTTCTTCTCCAATGCTAAAGAGAataatttga